In a genomic window of uncultured Flavobacterium sp.:
- a CDS encoding GNAT family protein, with the protein MKSELLQSDIILENERVLLIPFENERNIELKEIIFDDEIWKYMGIYVRNDSDFENYIKNTLKQKADGICYPFLIIDKTTNKVAGSTRYGYLNHASQKCEIGWTWYGKDFQGTGLNKACKYELLNFGFEKIQFRRIQFSADLENKKSQRAIEKLGAVKEGIFRNNYVDSEGKSKDDVYYSVILEEWKNTKRDNFSEYS; encoded by the coding sequence ATGAAAAGCGAACTATTACAATCCGACATCATTTTAGAAAACGAACGAGTTTTATTAATTCCATTCGAAAATGAAAGAAACATCGAACTCAAAGAAATTATTTTTGACGACGAAATCTGGAAATACATGGGAATATATGTAAGAAATGATTCTGACTTCGAGAATTACATCAAAAACACCTTAAAACAAAAAGCCGACGGAATATGTTATCCATTTTTAATAATTGACAAAACAACGAACAAAGTTGCAGGAAGCACGCGTTACGGTTATCTAAATCATGCAAGTCAAAAATGCGAAATTGGCTGGACTTGGTACGGAAAAGATTTCCAGGGAACAGGTTTAAATAAAGCCTGTAAATATGAATTACTAAATTTTGGTTTCGAAAAAATTCAATTCAGAAGAATACAATTCAGCGCAGATCTTGAGAACAAAAAATCACAACGAGCAATCGAAAAACTTGGTGCCGTAAAAGAAGGAATCTTTAGAAATAACTATGTCGATTCTGAAGGAAAAAGTAAAGATGACGTTTATTATAGTGTGATTTTGGAGGAATGGAAGAATACTAAAAGAGATAATTTCTCAGAGTATAGCTAA
- a CDS encoding AraC family transcriptional regulator — protein MNLYSEYYVSKNCERFVNKIWYLDNSIGESLIENKLVLPNGCFNLAIVSGNAIEVHTSKNKYTMNEGFYFCSQMTNKVLVNIQPKTKVTIIQLHAWTLSMFPNYDLSNFSDSILKIDQTELPFATKIDSGLNSDVLELLNILNIYFEELNLLNPTKNTIEKICEIIKLHHEEITVSEIGKSLKVSQRLLQIKFKTATGLTIKNYIQILKFRKSVDQMVNSNLDKLSLTDVALYNKYFDQSHFIKKFKDVTKTTPKMFNSNLYFLSKKR, from the coding sequence ATGAACCTATATTCAGAATATTATGTCAGCAAAAACTGCGAACGGTTTGTCAATAAAATTTGGTATCTTGATAATAGTATCGGCGAAAGCCTGATCGAAAACAAACTTGTTTTACCAAATGGTTGTTTTAATCTGGCAATTGTAAGCGGAAATGCAATAGAAGTTCATACGAGCAAAAATAAATACACGATGAACGAAGGTTTTTACTTTTGTTCGCAAATGACTAATAAGGTTTTGGTTAATATTCAGCCTAAAACCAAGGTTACAATAATTCAATTGCACGCCTGGACACTTTCGATGTTTCCGAATTATGATTTGAGCAATTTTTCAGATTCTATTCTAAAAATTGATCAAACGGAATTGCCTTTTGCAACCAAAATTGATTCGGGATTAAATAGTGATGTTTTAGAATTACTAAATATACTCAACATTTATTTTGAAGAATTAAACCTTTTAAATCCAACTAAAAATACAATCGAAAAGATCTGTGAGATTATAAAACTTCATCATGAAGAAATTACAGTTTCGGAAATTGGAAAGAGTTTAAAGGTTTCACAACGATTATTACAGATTAAATTTAAAACGGCAACCGGACTTACGATTAAAAATTATATTCAGATTCTGAAATTCAGAAAGTCAGTTGATCAAATGGTGAATTCCAATCTGGACAAACTCAGTTTGACGGATGTAGCGCTTTATAATAAATATTTTGATCAGTCTCACTTTATAAAAAAGTTTAAAGATGTGACCAAAACAACTCCAAAAATGTTCAATTCAAATTTGTATTTTCTTTCAAAAAAAAGATAA
- a CDS encoding class A beta-lactamase-related serine hydrolase: protein MNINKSIFRLKAILVGILLFQFQIGFSQEEKNSEIYKTIMSRDSLLFNVGFNTCDISQFENLYSDKFEFYHDKDGPSDKAQFLFNLKKGLCGSRETYKARRYLVPNSTEIYPLYNKGVLYGAVQIGIHQFYEKSIGKNESFENAKEKFGSTARFTHLWTLENGVWKLTRSLSYDHQSTNTAGTKSDIFDNDQEIEKWLTQNNIPTLGIGVINNGKLQEVKVFGELQKGVSAPYNTIWNVASLTKPVTSIVALKLVSSGKWDLDEPLYKYWTDPDIANDPNTKLLTTRIILSHQTGFPNWRFMNESGKLDFKFKPGTKYQYSGEGLEYLRKALEKKFHKTLDQLADELIFQPLKMTDTKFLWKDITDVSRYAIGYDNKGNAYEPTKNKTVNAADDLLTTIGDYGTFLCSIMNSDGLSKKVFDDMTSHQIETKKNKYFGLGFEIYDLGNDNYALSHGGADKGVQTIFLLLPKTKQGLVIFTNVDDGYKVYEKIVTHYLGENGQKIIDIETK from the coding sequence ATGAATATTAACAAATCAATTTTCCGGTTAAAAGCAATCTTAGTTGGAATACTTCTTTTCCAATTCCAAATTGGCTTTTCACAAGAAGAAAAAAACTCAGAAATATACAAAACCATAATGTCAAGAGACAGCCTTCTGTTTAATGTTGGCTTTAATACTTGCGACATTTCACAGTTTGAGAATCTTTATAGCGACAAATTTGAATTTTATCATGATAAAGACGGTCCTTCTGATAAAGCTCAATTTTTATTCAACCTTAAAAAAGGTCTTTGTGGTTCTCGCGAAACTTATAAAGCTCGAAGATATTTAGTCCCAAATAGCACCGAAATATATCCGCTATATAACAAAGGTGTTTTATATGGCGCTGTACAAATAGGAATCCATCAATTTTATGAGAAATCAATTGGTAAAAATGAATCTTTTGAAAACGCTAAAGAAAAATTTGGAAGCACAGCAAGATTTACACATTTATGGACTCTGGAAAATGGTGTCTGGAAATTAACCAGATCTCTTAGTTACGATCATCAAAGTACTAACACTGCCGGAACAAAATCAGATATTTTTGATAACGATCAGGAAATTGAAAAATGGCTGACTCAAAATAATATTCCAACATTAGGAATTGGCGTTATCAACAACGGAAAACTACAAGAAGTAAAGGTATTTGGAGAACTTCAAAAAGGAGTTTCGGCGCCTTATAACACAATTTGGAATGTTGCTTCCTTGACAAAACCAGTAACTTCAATTGTAGCATTAAAATTAGTAAGTTCCGGAAAATGGGATCTTGACGAACCGCTTTATAAATATTGGACTGATCCGGATATTGCAAATGATCCAAATACGAAACTTCTAACAACAAGAATTATTTTAAGCCATCAAACTGGTTTCCCAAATTGGAGATTTATGAACGAATCCGGCAAATTGGATTTTAAATTTAAACCCGGAACAAAATACCAATATTCAGGTGAAGGATTAGAATATTTGAGAAAAGCATTAGAAAAGAAATTCCATAAAACATTGGATCAATTAGCAGATGAATTAATTTTTCAGCCTCTAAAAATGACTGACACTAAATTTTTATGGAAAGACATAACTGATGTTTCAAGATATGCAATTGGATATGATAATAAAGGAAATGCCTACGAACCAACTAAAAACAAAACAGTAAACGCTGCCGATGATTTATTGACAACAATTGGAGATTACGGAACATTTTTATGCAGCATAATGAATAGCGATGGATTGAGTAAAAAAGTTTTTGACGATATGACATCGCATCAAATAGAGACTAAGAAAAACAAATACTTTGGATTAGGTTTTGAGATCTACGATTTAGGAAACGATAATTATGCGTTGTCGCACGGTGGCGCGGATAAAGGTGTTCAAACTATATTTTTATTGCTTCCGAAAACAAAACAAGGATTAGTAATTTTTACTAATGTTGACGACGGTTATAAAGTTTATGAAAAAATAGTTACGCATTATTTGGGTGAAAACGGTCAAAAAATAATCGATATCGAAACGAAATAA
- a CDS encoding nuclear transport factor 2 family protein: protein MIKLFILILLFLTQAAFAQTNKDVLKMAALRTEIIKMDSLLFTVAFNQCDTTLFKKIIADDIEFYDDRSGLNASKANEIKSLMSKCAMSKKLIRKLNSTTIDKLGDFGAVQLGEHTFYFDGKPEGTAKFIHIWERKENEWHLKRIVSYEHRPIKK from the coding sequence ATGATAAAACTATTTATTCTTATACTACTATTTTTAACGCAAGCGGCTTTTGCCCAAACGAATAAAGATGTCTTAAAAATGGCTGCGTTGAGAACCGAAATTATCAAAATGGATAGTTTACTTTTCACAGTTGCCTTCAATCAATGTGACACTACACTTTTCAAAAAAATAATTGCTGACGACATCGAATTCTATGATGATCGTTCCGGACTAAATGCTTCTAAAGCAAATGAGATAAAATCTTTAATGTCTAAATGTGCGATGTCTAAAAAATTAATCCGAAAACTAAATTCTACTACAATTGATAAATTGGGTGATTTTGGTGCAGTACAATTAGGCGAGCATACCTTCTATTTTGACGGTAAACCAGAAGGAACCGCAAAGTTTATTCATATCTGGGAACGAAAAGAGAATGAATGGCACTTAAAACGAATTGTGAGTTATGAGCACAGACCTATTAAAAAATAA
- a CDS encoding serine hydrolase gives MKNSIKLIAVCLFVQLFSLAVSAQDKAKQIDQLLTKYKEYGQFNGSALIAENGKIILKKGYGLANMEWDIPNQPNTKFRLGSISKQFTALLIVKLAEEGKLKLDVPITTYLPDYPKETGDKITIHNLLTHTSGIPNYTSSPNFLRDKSRNPYTPEDFIKTFNKLPLEFTPGEKFRYSNSGYFLLGYIIEKVSGKTYEQYLQEIILTPLKMANTGYDHFEVIIKNRASGYEKNGKNISNASFIDMSIPYAAGSLYSTVEDLYLWDQALYTNKLLSAKSMDLLFKPYITTGGNDFYGYGWFTSEETVGKKTDKVKVIEHGGGINGFNTVISRMPADKNLVVLLNNTGGTVLSEMNNSVRAILYNQSFDEPKKSLAFELLDVYTEKGATIGTNTYKKLKSDPTYGIKENDINQVGYQLLQTGKKKEAIEVFKINVETFPKSGNAYDSLGEAYLADGDKTLAIVNYKKSVELDPTNENGKKVLDEISKK, from the coding sequence ATGAAAAATTCAATCAAACTAATTGCTGTTTGCCTTTTTGTGCAACTGTTTTCTCTTGCTGTTTCTGCGCAGGACAAAGCAAAACAAATTGACCAATTATTAACCAAATACAAGGAATACGGACAATTTAACGGATCTGCATTAATTGCTGAAAACGGAAAAATTATTCTAAAAAAAGGATATGGTTTAGCGAATATGGAATGGGATATTCCGAATCAGCCGAACACAAAATTTAGATTAGGTTCAATAAGTAAACAATTTACAGCTTTGCTAATCGTTAAATTGGCAGAAGAAGGCAAACTAAAACTTGACGTGCCAATTACCACTTATTTACCGGATTATCCGAAAGAAACTGGTGATAAAATAACGATTCATAATTTATTGACGCATACTTCCGGAATTCCAAATTATACTTCTTCTCCAAATTTTCTTAGAGACAAAAGCCGTAATCCTTATACTCCGGAAGATTTTATAAAAACATTCAATAAATTACCTCTTGAATTTACTCCTGGCGAAAAATTCAGATACAGCAATTCAGGTTACTTTTTATTAGGATATATTATCGAAAAAGTTTCGGGTAAAACATACGAGCAATATTTACAGGAAATTATTCTTACTCCGCTAAAAATGGCTAATACAGGTTATGATCATTTTGAAGTTATCATAAAAAACAGAGCTTCAGGTTATGAAAAAAATGGAAAAAATATTAGTAATGCTTCATTTATCGACATGAGTATTCCGTATGCAGCAGGTTCTTTATATTCTACTGTAGAAGATTTATATCTTTGGGATCAGGCACTTTATACCAATAAATTACTTTCGGCAAAATCAATGGATTTATTATTCAAACCTTATATCACAACAGGTGGAAATGATTTTTATGGCTACGGATGGTTTACAAGCGAAGAAACCGTTGGAAAGAAAACAGATAAAGTAAAAGTAATAGAACATGGCGGAGGAATCAATGGTTTTAATACCGTTATTTCGCGTATGCCGGCAGATAAAAACCTAGTTGTTTTATTGAATAATACTGGCGGAACTGTTTTAAGCGAAATGAACAATAGCGTCAGAGCGATTCTATACAATCAGTCTTTTGATGAGCCTAAAAAATCACTGGCATTTGAACTTTTAGATGTTTACACTGAAAAAGGTGCAACAATTGGAACAAATACTTATAAGAAATTAAAAAGCGATCCTACTTACGGAATCAAAGAAAACGACATAAACCAAGTTGGATATCAATTATTACAAACCGGAAAAAAGAAAGAAGCTATCGAAGTTTTTAAAATCAATGTAGAAACTTTTCCAAAATCAGGAAATGCTTATGACAGTTTAGGCGAAGCTTATCTTGCTGATGGCGATAAAACGTTAGCCATTGTAAATTATAAAAAATCAGTAGAACTTGATCCAACAAACGAAAACGGCAAAAAGGTTCTTGACGAAATTTCCAAAAAATAA